In Ureibacillus thermophilus, the genomic stretch TGCAGCCATTTATTTTGATTTTACAAAAGTGGAAACCCTTTGTGATGTTGGTGCTGGGGCTGGTTTTCCAAGCATTCCTTTAAAAATATGCTTCCCTCATTTACAGGTTACCATCGTGGATTCATTAAATAAACGTATTACCTTTTTAAATCATTTAAGCGAACAATTAAACTTAAGAAACTGCCGCTTTGTTCATGCAAGAGCGGAAGAATTCGGACAAAATCCTGCGTATCGTGAACAATTTGACATTGTCACAGCAAGAGCTGTAGCACGTTTAAATGTGCTTGCGGAACTATGCATTCCTTTAGCAAAAATAGGAGGACAGTTTCTTGCATTAAAAGCGGCTGCAGCCGATGAAGAATATAAAGAAGCTAAAAAAGCAATTCAAGTGCTCGGAGCGTCATTAAAAGAAAAATTTGATTATCACTTGCCGATTGAAAATAGTGAACGGACCATTTTTGTATTTAATAAAATCAAAAATACGCCGAAAAAATATCCGAGAAAACCTGGTGTGCCAAACAAATCGCCAATAAAATAGAAATGCGATGTTTTATGCTGCGTTCCACGTGAAACTATAAATATAAAAATTTTGCAAATCATAAGATATTATCTTATCGATTTAATAGATTTTACTTCTATTACACTCTGTACAATTCATATAGAATATTAAATAATAAAATATAGCGCAGATAGTTTCCAAAAGGTGGTGCCAATGAATGAAAAGTCCTTTTTCACGATTTTTTGGGGGCGGGGAAAAACTAGCTTCTGAAAAAAAAAGTGAAATTGAATTGGAAGATAAAGTAGTCAAAATTCCGATTGATCAAATCGTACCGAACCGATACCAGCCACGCACTATTTTTGATGAAGAAAAAATAGAAGAATTATCGAGAACGATTCATACACATGGTGTTATTCAGCCCATCGTTGTTCGGCGTTTAGAAGATAACCGATATGAAATTATTGCAGGAGAAAGACGCTATCGTGCGATCAAAAAATTAAATTGGACGGAAGTTCCTGCCATTGTCCGGGATTTGAACGATAAAGAAACAGCTTCCATTGCCTTAATTGAAAATTTGCAGCGGGAAGAATTGACAGCCATTGAAGAAGCACTAGCTTATCAGCAATTAATTGAACTTCATCACTTAACACAAGAAGCGCTAGCTCAACGCCTAGGAAAAGGGCAGTCCACCATTGCAAATAAATTAAGATTATTAAAACTGCCAAAGTATGTGCAAGATGCCATATTGAAGCGGGAAATTACTGAGCGGCATGCAAGAGCTTTAATTAGTGTGAAAGAAGAAGAATTGCAAAATCAATTGGTTGATTTAATTAAAGAAAATGATTGGAACGTTCGCCAACTTGAAGAGTATATACAACAATTAAACAAATCAGATGAAAAAGAGGAAGAGAAAAAGACAAAACCGAAGCGAAAAGCGATCAGCAAAGACATCCGCATTGCATTAAATACTATCAAGCAATCATTATCGATGGTGTCAAAAAGCGGTATTCGTATAAAAACGGAAGAAGAAGATACAGATGATTATTATCAAATCATTGTGAAAATACCTAAGAAAAAATCTTGATTGTTCCATGTGAAACGATAGGTCGTCTCTAAAAAATAAGAGACGGCCAATTTTTCTATATTTTTTGAAAAAATTATAAGTATTAGAGAATACAACTTGAATATAAATTTGATAGAATGAAAGAGATAAATAAAAGACAATCAATTCAACATTTTGATAAAGATGAAAGCAGGTGCACAAAATTGGGAAGAATTATAGCAATCGCCAATCAAAAAGGCGGTGTTGGCAAAACAACAACATCTGTGAATTTGAGCGCTTGCCTTGCTTATTTAGGAAAAAAAGTATTGCTAATTGACATCGATCCTCAAGGAAATGCAACCAGCGGAGTCGGCATTAATAAAGGTGAAACATCAAGCTGTATTTATGATGTACTGATTGATGATGAAGATGTAAAAAACGTGATAAAACAAACGAAAGTGGAAAATTTATACGTCATACCAGCTACCATTTCCTTAGCCGGTGCAGAAATCGAATTAGTTTCCACAATTTCCAGGGAAGTGCGTTTAAAACACGCATTGGAAGAGATTAAAGATGATTATGAATACATCATTATAGATTGTCCACCATCATTAGGCTTGTTAACAATCAATGCTTTAACAGCTTCCGATTCAGTCATAATTCCCGTTCAATGTGAATATTACGCCTTAGAGGGTCTTAGTCAATTATTATCTACGGTAAGATTAGTCCAAAAACATTTGAATCCGACATTAACAATTGACGGCGTATTGTTGACAATGTTAGATGCCCGTACAAATTTGGGGCTCCAAGTCATTGAAGAGGTAAAAAAATATTTCCAAGATAAAGTGTATAAAACTATTATTCCTCGGAATGTGCGTTTAAGCGAAGCCCCCAGTCATGGAGAACCAATTATCATCTATGATCCGAAATCACGTGGCGCTGAAGTGTATTTAGAGTTGGCAAGGGAAGTGATTAAAAATGGCTAAAGGCTTAGGAAAAGGGATTGGAGCTCTATTTCCTTCTGAAGCGTTGGAATCTATTCAAAAAGAAGAACACGTTGAGAAAATTCCATTGCAAAAACTAGTAGCAAATCCGTTTCAACCACGCAAGAAATTTGATGATGAAGCGATTGAGGAATTGGCTCAATCGATTAGGGAGCATGGCATTATTCAACCAATTGTCGTACGGAAAAAAGGA encodes the following:
- the noc gene encoding nucleoid occlusion protein, giving the protein MKSPFSRFFGGGEKLASEKKSEIELEDKVVKIPIDQIVPNRYQPRTIFDEEKIEELSRTIHTHGVIQPIVVRRLEDNRYEIIAGERRYRAIKKLNWTEVPAIVRDLNDKETASIALIENLQREELTAIEEALAYQQLIELHHLTQEALAQRLGKGQSTIANKLRLLKLPKYVQDAILKREITERHARALISVKEEELQNQLVDLIKENDWNVRQLEEYIQQLNKSDEKEEEKKTKPKRKAISKDIRIALNTIKQSLSMVSKSGIRIKTEEEDTDDYYQIIVKIPKKKS
- the rsmG gene encoding 16S rRNA (guanine(527)-N(7))-methyltransferase RsmG gives rise to the protein MNEQLFIQSLKNNGIELNETQIEQFRKYFEILVEWNEKMNLTAITDFEGVYLKHFYDSISAAIYFDFTKVETLCDVGAGAGFPSIPLKICFPHLQVTIVDSLNKRITFLNHLSEQLNLRNCRFVHARAEEFGQNPAYREQFDIVTARAVARLNVLAELCIPLAKIGGQFLALKAAAADEEYKEAKKAIQVLGASLKEKFDYHLPIENSERTIFVFNKIKNTPKKYPRKPGVPNKSPIK
- a CDS encoding ParA family protein, yielding MGRIIAIANQKGGVGKTTTSVNLSACLAYLGKKVLLIDIDPQGNATSGVGINKGETSSCIYDVLIDDEDVKNVIKQTKVENLYVIPATISLAGAEIELVSTISREVRLKHALEEIKDDYEYIIIDCPPSLGLLTINALTASDSVIIPVQCEYYALEGLSQLLSTVRLVQKHLNPTLTIDGVLLTMLDARTNLGLQVIEEVKKYFQDKVYKTIIPRNVRLSEAPSHGEPIIIYDPKSRGAEVYLELAREVIKNG